From uncultured Roseateles sp., the proteins below share one genomic window:
- a CDS encoding Hpt domain-containing protein, whose amino-acid sequence MTLPTIDTHSFEALQANAGADFVVTLVEAFAEEAPRLMAEVRQAASTADVERFQTLAHALKSNGVAFGATRLAEAARRLEWQGPSAGAAAIDELAVELDAAMAALRTLARVA is encoded by the coding sequence ATGACCCTGCCGACGATAGACACCCACAGCTTCGAAGCACTGCAGGCCAATGCCGGCGCGGACTTCGTTGTCACCCTGGTCGAGGCCTTTGCCGAGGAGGCACCACGGCTGATGGCCGAAGTGCGCCAGGCGGCAAGCACGGCCGACGTCGAGCGCTTCCAGACCCTGGCCCACGCGCTGAAAAGCAATGGCGTGGCCTTTGGCGCAACCCGGCTGGCTGAGGCGGCGCGCCGGCTGGAGTGGCAGGGGCCTTCGGCCGGGGCAGCCGCCATTGATGAACTGGCCGTCGAACTCGACGCCGCGATGGCCGCCCTGCGGACACTGGCGCGAGTGGCATGA
- a CDS encoding response regulator: MSALVFGHVELRLAERQLLVHGEPVALGSRGFDLLKALVSKRDRVVGKDELLDEVWPGLVVEENNLQVQISGLRRVLGARSIATVAGLGYRFTLAPGAGASQQPPTASPQPAAATSRARVLVADDNRVNRLLLCRSLELMGHQVSSADNGRQALELLRRQPFELLLLDLAMPELDGFGLLQLRAVDAELREVAVIVTSALGGVAPVARCIELGADDFLHKPVDPWLLKARIESSLARKQHRDLQSEALRRLTPGGPIEPSRLADACVLVARLHEPQRPQQTPQELMELLSSWGTLMFDAIEGRAGEVAQFSGDGLLALFAEPRAAVQAGRDMMEVAELFNAQRSAEGQAAIAFGIGIARGEIVVGSAATARRAAYACVGAPVLSAARLAADGAAAGNGLLMDAATRSGLPADMARAGLNPPATPSRT, from the coding sequence ATGAGCGCACTGGTCTTTGGCCACGTCGAGCTACGGCTGGCCGAGCGCCAGCTGCTGGTCCATGGCGAGCCGGTGGCCCTGGGCAGCCGGGGCTTCGATCTGCTGAAGGCCCTGGTCAGCAAGCGCGACCGGGTCGTCGGCAAGGACGAGTTGCTCGACGAGGTCTGGCCCGGCCTGGTGGTCGAGGAGAACAATCTGCAGGTGCAGATCTCCGGCCTGCGCCGGGTGCTGGGCGCGCGGTCAATCGCTACCGTGGCCGGCCTGGGCTACCGCTTCACCTTGGCGCCGGGCGCGGGCGCATCCCAGCAGCCGCCTACAGCCTCACCCCAGCCTGCTGCGGCAACGAGCAGGGCCCGCGTGCTGGTGGCCGACGACAACCGCGTCAACCGCCTGTTGCTGTGCCGGTCGCTGGAGCTGATGGGCCATCAGGTCAGCAGCGCCGACAACGGCCGCCAGGCGCTGGAGCTGCTGCGGCGCCAGCCCTTCGAGCTGCTGCTGCTCGACCTGGCCATGCCCGAGCTCGACGGCTTCGGCCTGCTGCAGCTCCGTGCCGTTGACGCCGAGTTGCGCGAGGTGGCCGTCATCGTCACCAGCGCGCTGGGCGGCGTGGCGCCGGTGGCCCGTTGCATCGAGCTGGGGGCCGATGACTTTTTGCACAAGCCGGTCGATCCCTGGCTGCTGAAAGCCCGCATCGAGTCCAGCCTGGCGCGTAAGCAGCACCGTGACCTGCAGAGCGAGGCGCTGCGCCGGCTGACGCCCGGCGGGCCCATCGAGCCCAGCCGCCTGGCCGACGCCTGCGTGCTGGTCGCCCGCCTGCACGAGCCCCAGCGCCCGCAGCAAACGCCGCAGGAGCTGATGGAGCTGCTGAGCAGCTGGGGCACCTTGATGTTCGATGCCATCGAGGGACGGGCCGGCGAGGTGGCGCAGTTCAGCGGCGACGGCCTGCTGGCCCTGTTCGCCGAGCCCCGCGCCGCGGTGCAGGCCGGGCGCGACATGATGGAGGTGGCCGAGCTGTTCAACGCTCAGCGCAGCGCCGAGGGCCAGGCAGCAATCGCCTTTGGCATCGGCATCGCGCGCGGCGAAATCGTCGTCGGCTCGGCGGCCACGGCCCGGCGGGCGGCCTATGCCTGCGTGGGCGCGCCTGTGCTCAGTGCCGCACGCTTGGCGGCCGACGGCGCGGCGGCAGGGAACGGCCTGCTGATGGATGCCGCCACGCGCTCGGGCCTGCCCGCCGATATGGCCCGGGCCGGCCTCAATCCACCGGCAACGCCGTCTCGTACTTGA
- a CDS encoding Lrp/AsnC family transcriptional regulator, whose product MENERFDRATRLILQELQQDGRQSTQQLADKVGLSATPVWRRIKELEESGVIRRHVALVDREKLGLNICVLANVSLVRHSDGAVENFERLVSASREIIECHGITGEADYVIKVVVPDMKAYDQFLQNQVFKVPGVASVRSNVVLREVKYETALPVD is encoded by the coding sequence ATGGAAAATGAACGTTTCGATCGCGCCACCCGACTGATACTGCAGGAGCTGCAGCAGGACGGGCGGCAGAGCACGCAGCAGCTGGCCGACAAGGTGGGTCTGTCCGCCACACCGGTGTGGCGGCGCATCAAGGAGCTGGAGGAGAGCGGCGTGATACGCCGTCATGTCGCCCTGGTGGACCGCGAGAAGCTGGGGCTCAACATTTGCGTGCTGGCCAATGTCAGCCTGGTGCGGCACAGCGATGGCGCGGTCGAGAACTTCGAGCGCCTGGTCAGCGCCAGCCGCGAGATCATCGAATGCCACGGCATCACCGGCGAGGCCGACTATGTGATCAAGGTCGTTGTGCCGGACATGAAGGCCTATGACCAGTTCCTGCAGAACCAGGTCTTCAAGGTGCCCGGCGTGGCCAGCGTGCGCAGCAATGTGGTGCTGCGCGAGGTCAAGTACGAGACGGCGTTGCCGGTGGATTGA